A single Notoacmeibacter ruber DNA region contains:
- a CDS encoding aldo/keto reductase: MMEHRTLGADGPLVLSVGLGAMSFGGMYGKTTEEASRATMAKALESGVNHWDVANIYGGDGLCEEIIGRFLQDHPGARQKIALATKSAIISGPPRRISNDPDYMRGELEKSLTRLNTDHVDLYYIHRRDPETPIETIVEAMGRWTEEGLIGGIGLSECAPSTLERAASVFPIRAVQSEYSLWSRQPELGLIDLCARLGTAFVAFSSLGRGMFGDAPLRPETFSASDFRAANPRFSPDNFPRNEQKIAAFRVLADEMGLPAPVLANAWVLARAPHIHVIPGTRSTTHLQQNAEAAAVTLTHEQMAAIEAILPAGFAHGARYAPAQTAGVEDYC; encoded by the coding sequence ATGATGGAACACCGCACGCTGGGAGCCGACGGCCCTCTGGTTCTTTCCGTGGGCCTCGGAGCGATGAGCTTTGGCGGCATGTACGGCAAAACGACCGAAGAGGCGAGCCGCGCCACGATGGCCAAGGCGCTGGAGAGCGGCGTCAATCACTGGGACGTTGCCAATATCTATGGCGGCGATGGATTGTGCGAAGAGATTATCGGCCGCTTTCTCCAAGACCACCCCGGCGCCCGGCAGAAAATCGCTCTGGCCACAAAAAGCGCCATCATTTCCGGCCCGCCCCGCAGGATCAGCAATGATCCGGACTATATGCGCGGCGAACTGGAGAAATCGCTGACACGGCTCAATACCGATCACGTCGATCTCTATTACATCCACCGCCGCGATCCGGAGACCCCCATCGAAACGATCGTGGAAGCCATGGGCCGCTGGACCGAGGAAGGCCTGATCGGCGGGATCGGCCTGTCGGAATGTGCGCCGTCGACCCTGGAGCGGGCCGCCTCCGTCTTTCCCATTCGCGCTGTCCAAAGCGAATATTCGCTATGGAGCCGACAGCCAGAGCTCGGTCTGATCGATCTGTGCGCGAGGCTCGGAACGGCCTTTGTTGCCTTCTCATCCCTTGGACGCGGCATGTTCGGCGACGCACCGCTTCGTCCCGAAACCTTCTCGGCCTCGGATTTCCGGGCGGCCAATCCGCGGTTTTCGCCGGATAATTTCCCGCGCAATGAACAGAAGATCGCGGCCTTCCGCGTGCTCGCGGACGAGATGGGACTGCCGGCACCGGTGCTGGCCAATGCCTGGGTTCTGGCGCGTGCGCCTCATATCCATGTCATACCGGGCACGCGTAGCACGACCCACCTTCAGCAGAATGCCGAAGCCGCTGCCGTGACGCTGACACATGAGCAGATGGCCGCAATCGAGGCAATCCTTCCCGCCGGCTTCGCTCATGGCGCGCGTTATGCCCCGGCCCAGACGGCTGGGGTCGAGGATTATTGCTGA
- the dxr gene encoding 1-deoxy-D-xylulose-5-phosphate reductoisomerase: MADGQRSITVLGATGSIGVSTLDVLTHLGPEAFRVEALTGASNIALLAEQARRVGARLAVTADESRYGELKDALSGTGIEVAAGRTALIEAASRPVDVTMAAIVGIAGLAPTLTAIRHGGVIALANKECLVCAGAFFLAECERHGATLLPVDSEHNAIFQALIGEERAAVETIVLTASGGPFRTWSRQEMASVTAKTAAEHPNWSMGLKISIDSASMFNKALEMIEAQHLFGLTAEQVEVIVHPQSIVHSMVRYRDGSILAQLGPADMRVPIGYALAWPDRATLPTERLDFAALSCLDFEAPDEGRFPALRLARRALLHGGASSAVLNGAKEAALDAFIAGEIGFLDMAERVEVAMDRLGDLSEPRSLDEIEEIDRQARI; this comes from the coding sequence ATGGCTGACGGTCAGCGTTCCATAACCGTTCTTGGCGCAACAGGCTCCATCGGGGTCTCGACACTCGACGTCCTCACCCATCTCGGCCCCGAAGCATTTCGGGTGGAGGCCCTGACCGGCGCATCCAACATCGCGCTCCTGGCTGAGCAGGCTCGGCGCGTCGGTGCCAGACTTGCAGTCACTGCCGACGAAAGCCGCTATGGTGAGCTGAAGGATGCTCTTTCTGGTACCGGGATCGAAGTCGCCGCCGGTAGAACGGCGCTGATCGAAGCCGCGAGCCGGCCTGTCGATGTCACGATGGCTGCCATCGTCGGCATTGCCGGCCTCGCTCCGACCCTCACTGCCATTCGCCACGGTGGTGTGATCGCCCTTGCCAACAAGGAGTGCCTCGTCTGCGCGGGCGCTTTTTTCCTTGCGGAATGCGAAAGACATGGCGCAACGCTTCTGCCCGTCGATTCCGAGCACAATGCTATATTCCAGGCCCTGATCGGCGAGGAGCGCGCCGCCGTCGAGACGATCGTTCTCACCGCTTCGGGGGGACCTTTTCGAACCTGGTCCCGCCAAGAGATGGCGTCTGTCACCGCTAAGACCGCGGCAGAACACCCGAACTGGTCGATGGGGCTGAAAATCTCCATCGACAGCGCGTCCATGTTCAACAAGGCACTGGAAATGATCGAGGCGCAGCATCTGTTTGGCCTCACGGCTGAACAGGTCGAGGTGATCGTGCATCCACAATCGATCGTCCATTCGATGGTGCGCTATCGCGACGGATCCATCCTTGCGCAGCTCGGGCCGGCGGATATGCGTGTACCCATCGGCTACGCGCTCGCCTGGCCGGATCGCGCCACGCTGCCTACCGAACGTCTGGATTTCGCCGCCTTGTCCTGTCTCGACTTCGAAGCGCCCGACGAGGGCAGATTTCCCGCTCTTCGGCTGGCGCGCCGGGCACTCCTCCATGGCGGCGCATCCAGCGCCGTCCTGAATGGCGCGAAGGAAGCGGCACTCGACGCCTTTATCGCGGGAGAGATCGGCTTTCTCGACATGGCGGAACGGGTCGAAGTGGCCATGGACCGTCTCGGCGACCTGTCTGAACCAAGATCGCTCGATGAAATCGAAGAGATCGATCGCCAGGCCCGGATTTAA
- a CDS encoding O-antigen ligase family protein has translation MHSGTLQSARAPFGIWCGYLLYFVLFALPISFAIADILLDLKHYQTYRVRREFTGYCEVILIVLLLWGAIKSWRVFDWRVPALMVVPLFILVGHSLAFPDDDNARALWRWTLIFLFALVFYGAVAGGTIAITARGVVTSFVAGASLYTVFALVYHFGWGNLSELNSNNLVGFGNVRASNRLLVPALMCAIVAFALPEAAGRRRWFFLAAALILAMLSGYTGSRSTIMALVSISILAALLSPRFRYLRIAAATVAVIAIGLALASLVPTVIQLLASTENVEPGKVSQSLQVFRYSSSGRVMIWETILELALQRPAFGWGGADFTADRIRQFSNAHNIIIQVFYEVGLAGLIPMAILAASFLLRSLKIVRAPRPDMYVTAAALSACAIMASSLVAPGLWFQYSAFLFVVLAVVALVRPGAPGEADPLG, from the coding sequence ATGCATAGCGGAACGTTACAATCGGCCAGAGCGCCGTTTGGGATATGGTGCGGTTATCTCCTTTATTTCGTCCTCTTCGCGCTGCCGATTTCCTTCGCCATTGCTGATATTCTCCTCGATCTGAAGCACTATCAGACTTATCGCGTCCGGCGGGAATTCACCGGCTATTGCGAGGTGATCCTGATCGTTCTTCTCCTGTGGGGGGCGATAAAGAGCTGGCGTGTTTTCGACTGGCGGGTTCCGGCTCTGATGGTCGTGCCGCTTTTCATTCTAGTCGGGCATAGTCTCGCTTTTCCGGACGATGACAATGCGCGTGCGCTGTGGCGCTGGACACTGATCTTCCTTTTTGCCCTGGTCTTTTACGGCGCCGTTGCCGGCGGAACGATTGCGATCACCGCGCGCGGTGTGGTCACGTCTTTTGTAGCAGGGGCGTCGCTCTATACGGTCTTCGCCCTCGTCTATCATTTCGGGTGGGGGAATCTCAGCGAACTCAATAGCAATAATCTGGTCGGTTTCGGGAATGTGCGGGCTTCGAACCGGCTTCTCGTGCCTGCCTTGATGTGCGCCATCGTCGCATTTGCCCTGCCGGAGGCGGCAGGCAGAAGGCGCTGGTTCTTTCTGGCGGCTGCGCTCATCCTGGCAATGTTGAGTGGGTATACCGGCTCGCGCAGCACGATCATGGCACTGGTCTCGATCAGCATACTGGCCGCGCTGTTGTCACCTCGGTTTCGCTATCTGAGAATTGCCGCAGCCACCGTCGCGGTGATCGCGATCGGACTGGCATTGGCGTCTTTGGTGCCGACCGTCATTCAGTTGCTCGCCTCAACTGAGAATGTGGAGCCCGGCAAGGTGTCCCAATCGCTTCAAGTGTTTCGCTATAGCAGCAGCGGCCGAGTTATGATCTGGGAGACGATATTGGAACTGGCACTCCAGAGGCCCGCTTTCGGCTGGGGCGGGGCCGACTTTACCGCGGATCGGATCCGTCAGTTCAGCAATGCCCACAACATCATTATCCAAGTGTTCTACGAAGTCGGATTGGCCGGGTTGATCCCGATGGCCATTCTCGCCGCTTCCTTCCTTCTTCGTAGCCTGAAAATCGTGCGGGCCCCGAGACCGGACATGTACGTTACCGCGGCAGCGCTTTCTGCCTGTGCGATCATGGCCTCCTCGCTCGTCGCGCCGGGGCTCTGGTTCCAGTATTCCGCCTTCCTGTTCGTTGTGCTGGCGGTGGTGGCGCTTGTCAGGCCCGGTGCGCCAGGAGAGGCTGATCCACTCGGTTAG